CGGACGGTGCTCCGCCGCAAAGTCGCCGCATACATCAGGGAAGCCGTTCGCGTTCGCAGCAGCGGAGAGTTTCTTACGACGGTTCCTGACAAAACGGGCAGTATCGAGCAGGATCTGATCCGCCGCCAGGGTGTTGAGATGCTGATGGCAATTTTGCGGAAACTTTCTGCGCGCGACCGCGAAATATTGTCGAGGTTTTATCTGAGGAACGAAACCAAAGAGGAAATTTGCGCGGAGATGGGACTGACCGACACGCAGTTCCGGCTGTTGAAGTCACGCGCCAAGGCGCGCCTCGCTGACAAGGTTCAGCGCCGGGCCGCCACACCAAAGCGGCGCCTGCAAACGCCGGTCAGCAATACCGCCTTGCTCGCATCCTGCGCATGACCCGGTTGCTCTTGCGGCCAGCCGCCGTGGGAAGACAGACCCTGTGCCGGACGGGGTTGGGGCAAGGGGAATCCGGCCGCTTCCAAGAAGAGTACCGCTAGTACTAGTGGAGAATCGAGCGGTTGCAGTACCTCCGGGGAGTATGAGAGCCTTGCTTTATAAAATGCGAATGCATTTCGCATCTTCTACCGAAGTTACGTTGTAATTCGGTCCGATATTTCAGGCGGCTCCGCGCGCGCGTGAAGGACTTCCCAGTTGATGTTCAGTTCCGATTCACCCAGTGCCTCGCGGTTCGCGAAGGTGAGGGATAGGGACGGGGTTGCGGCCAGTACGGACGCATCCGGCGATGTTGATCGTCTTGTCTCACTCCCAGGCATACGGGCCTACATCTATCACCATCTACACAGGCACGACGACGATCTCGCCAAAGCGATTCTCCTGGACTTGCGTGAAGCAAGACGGCGATCAGTTGATGCGTGGCCGTCGCGCATTGTGGCAATTGCGGCGCGTCACGTCACTACGCAAGCTGCGCAAGGGGCGAAACGGCGACGCAAGAAACCCCATGCCGCACTCCCCCGATGCTTAATGGACTTGAATGAGAAACAGCGTTCTGCGCTGATAAACTTCTACGTTCACGGCCAAACCAATGTGGAGTCAGAGAATGCAGCCGGAATGAGTAAGGATCAGTTCCGGCGCCTTAAGTCCCGGTTGAAGGGTATCGCTGGGAAGGTGGGCTAGCTGTGAAGTCTCAGGACAACCGCGCCCAAGTGGGTTCGACGCTTTCAGATTGCGGATAGCTCCTCCCGGCCCAGGGGGAACCCCGGGCAGATCCCGATCTGCCGCATGTAATTAGCTGACAAAAAACTAGCTTGGGACGTCAGTCGCGCTGGGAGGTACTCGCGGGCGAAAGGGAGCCCGGCGCGGTGGCGGAGAGGGGCGGTTGGGAGCCGCCGGAAGCTTCCTCGAAGACGCGCGTAAAGAACTCGCGGCTGGCGGGTGACGGGCCGATGTGGATTCGGTTGCTGCCGGGCGCTTCCCGGACGAAGCCCAGGTAACCGTTCCAGCCCAAGTCGTCGAGCACGAAGTCGAGGGCCTCCCGCTCTGTACTGGAGAGGGGGGAGGCGTCGATATCGAACACTTCGCCGGTCGCGTGAGCCAGGAACTCGGGATCTTTGGCACCGCCGAGTCGGTCG
Above is a window of Clostridia bacterium DNA encoding:
- a CDS encoding sigma-70 family RNA polymerase sigma factor, producing MIPGANDAGSDSQCSPFAALALKVERGDPEGLQALHALMTNARWYFGREVGFANVDDLLGDAYVTVVRAIQRGGIRQPEYLMGYIRTVLRRKVAAYIREAVRVRSSGEFLTTVPDKTGSIEQDLIRRQGVEMLMAILRKLSARDREILSRFYLRNETKEEICAEMGLTDTQFRLLKSRAKARLADKVQRRAATPKRRLQTPVSNTALLASCA